One Candidatus Limnocylindrales bacterium DNA window includes the following coding sequences:
- a CDS encoding SH3 domain-containing protein: MLTRRGLAIVIALLLFIFLWITVWFFFFRHKEKVLEEIRVDTPSGQLTVFAGKGEANKVIGTVNQGEKLQVLEKSDNWYKVQLPNGEVGYINSALLRRTSPTDVAKSQPGQPSSPGQTGQPISGDEKVIGEAYVNIRSGHLNVREGRGTNSRIVATLLKGEKVQLLEDEESKKNASKNQDPKATWYKVRLPNGVVGYVRGDYLKTTPP; the protein is encoded by the coding sequence ATGTTAACACGACGTGGACTTGCTATAGTGATTGCCCTGCTCCTTTTTATTTTCTTGTGGATTACTGTCTGGTTTTTCTTTTTTCGGCATAAAGAAAAAGTTTTAGAAGAGATTCGGGTCGATACACCTTCAGGTCAGTTAACGGTTTTTGCAGGTAAAGGGGAAGCCAATAAAGTAATTGGTACGGTGAATCAAGGAGAAAAGCTCCAGGTGTTAGAAAAATCCGATAACTGGTATAAGGTTCAACTTCCCAACGGCGAGGTGGGTTATATTAACAGTGCTCTTCTAAGGCGAACAAGTCCTACAGATGTAGCTAAATCTCAACCCGGGCAACCCAGTTCTCCCGGTCAAACCGGGCAACCGATATCTGGGGATGAAAAGGTCATTGGAGAAGCTTATGTAAACATCAGATCAGGACATCTGAATGTTCGGGAAGGTCGAGGAACTAATTCTAGAATCGTAGCCACCCTCCTAAAAGGTGAAAAAGTTCAGTTGTTGGAAGATGAAGAGTCTAAAAAAAACGCATCCAAAAATCAGGATCCTAAGGCTACCTGGTATAAAGTACGGCTTCCCAACGGAGTCGTTGGTTATGTACGGGGGGATTATCTTAAAACAACTCCTCCTTAA